The sequence AGTAGGGAGAAATAAAACCTCATAGCAATTGAAAAAGAAATGCTGACCCTGCGTGGTGACTTTCTTGTTTCAGTGCGTAACATGACGCCATTGTCATATTGAGATAAACCCTGATGATGGTATGCTTCATGCACAAAAAATACCGCAAACGAGTGAGACAGTGGTCCGTGCATCATCGCCGGGAGCCGCGGCACCGTGTTTGTGCCTAGTGCGCCGGCGTGCACGACCGAATAGCGTCCCTGTGCAACCTGGCCGTGGCCGCGAGTGCGATTCGCTCGCGGCCGTGCCGCCAATCGCAGCCCGGCCTGGCTGCGTGGAGAGATCTATGTTCTTCGATGAGCTAAACGATGAGGAGTGGGCCCGTCTGTCGACGTTGATCGCCGATGAACCCATCCGATTGAACCGACGAGGCCGTCCGCGGGCGGAGAATCGGGTCGTCGCGAACGCGGTGCTATGGATTCTTACCACGGGCGAGCCGTGGTCGAAGCTGCCCGGCCGCTATCCGTCCGGCCCGACGTGCCGCCGCCGCTTCGAAGAATGGCTTGCGAGCGGCACGCTCGGCGAGATGGTGAGAGTGCTGTCGGAAGAGAGCGGTCGCGCATTCGCCTATGTGCCGCCGCCGCCCGAGTCCGTCGCGCCGGTGAGGCGCGCGGAGCCGGCCGCCGATTGCGATCGCCTGCGCGGCGTGTTTTGGCAGAACCCCGAGTCATGGCAGTTGCCCGTCGCGCAGACGGACGTTTGTCATCCGGGCGCGGGGGTGAACGTGCGCCGCTTCGCGAGCGAGGACGACGAGGACGGGGCGCACGATGCCGACGCGCATCCTCATGGCTTCAACGTGCCGGGCGCGCCGCCCGTGCGCGATCATGCGCACGGCCGCGCGCATGCCGCGTCGTTCAGTTTCGCCACGCACGCGCCGCAGACCGAAACCTATCGCGGCTATACGGTGTACGGCATCGCGCAGCCCGTGCAGAACCTGATGTATCGCGCGTGGGCGGAGATCGTGCAGGACGATCGGCGCGTCGAGCGCTCGGGCCTCATCGGCCCGCGCTTCACCGATGCCGAATCGGCCGAGCAGTATGCGCTCGATTGGGCGCGCCAATGGATCGATCGCCGATGCGCGGGCGCGCCGAGCGTGCGCGAAACGCCGGCGCCCGTGGCCGGGCAGGCCGGCAAGTCGGTGCCGACGATCGCCGGGCTGTCCGCGCTCGCGATGGCCGAGACCAACATCAAGCACTTCGCGGCCGAGCTGCACCGCGCGCCGGCTGAAGGCCGCGGCGATGCGTCGCAAGTGCAGATCGACCGGCACGAGTACGCCTATCGCGTCGGTTGAGCAGCGGTTCCGCGCGGCGGCGCGCTTCGGCCGCCGCGCGGCGCGCCCGGCCGCTTCGGCACGGGCGCGGGTTCAATGTCGTCCATAGTTGTCTTCGAAGCGGACGATGTCGTCTTCCCCGAGATACGCGCCCGATTGCACCTCGATCAGTTCGAGCGGCATCTTGCCGGGATTCTCGAGCCGATGCGACACGCCGAGCGGAATGTAGGTCGATTCGTTCTCGGAGAGCAAAAACGTTTCGTCGCCGCGTGTGATGCGCGCGGTGCCGCGCACGACGATCCAATGCTCCGCGCGATGGTGATGCATCTGCAGCGACAGGCGTGCGCCCGGCTTGACGACGATCCGCTTCACCTGAAAGCGCTCGCCGCTGTCGACCGAGTCGTAATGTCCTCACGGGCGATGCACTTTCCGGTGATCGGACGCTTCGGTGCCTGATTCGGCCTTCAGGCGCCCGACGATTTTCTTCACGTCCTGCACGTGCGCGCGATCGGCGACGAGGATGGCATCGGGCGTCTCGACGACGACGAGATCCTGCGTGCCGACGCAGGCGATCAGGCGTCCTTCCGAATGCGCGAACGTCGACGATGCCTGCTCGAAGCACACACGGCCGCGTGCGACGTTGCCTTCGTCGTCCTTTTCGCTGATCTGCCAGAGCGCGTCCCACGATCCGACGTCGGACCAGCCGGCATCGAGCGGCACGACCACGCCCTCGCACACCGCCGGCAGGTTCGACAGCGGCTCCATCACCGCGTAGTCGATCGAGTTCGACGGCGACGCGGCGAAGCTGTCGCGATCGACGCGGAAGAACGGGCCGTCTTCGCTGCCTTGCGCGACGGCGCGCGCGCACGCATCGTGAATCGCCGGTTGAAAGTGGCGAATCGCCTTCAGCCAGACCGACGCGCGCACGATGAAGATGCCGCTGTTCCACCAATATTCGCCCGATGCGACATATTGCCTGGCAAGCTCGAGATGCGGCTTTTCGACGAAGCGGTCGAGCTTCCTGACCGCGACGCCGGCCTCGGCCCCGGCCTCGGCGTCGGCCGCGTTCGCGGCCGCGCCGACGCGGATATAGCCGTAGCCCGTCTCGGCGTGCGTCGGCACGATGCCGAGCGTCGCGATCATTCCTTGTTCGGCGTAGCGCACGGCTGCGGCGATGGCCTGCTGGAAGCGCGCGACGTCGGCCACCGCATGATCGGCCGGCATCACGGTCAACACCGCGTCGTCGTCGCCGCCGCCGACTGCGCGCAGCGCGGCGACAGTCAGCGCCGGCGCGGTGTCGCGGCCGAGCGGCTCGAGCACGAGCGTCGCGTCTTTGCCCGCGAGCCGCAATTGCTCGGCGGTCGTGAAGCGATGATCCTCGCCGTATACGACGATCATTCGTTCGGATACCGGATGAACGCCCGACAGGCCGTCGAGGCGGCGCGCGGTCGATTGCAGCAGCGATTCGTCGCCGAGCAGATTGATCAACTGCTTCGGATGACGCTCGCGCGACATCGGCCAGAGGCGCGTGCCCGAGCCTCCGGCCAATACGACGGGCTGCACGGCGACGCGCGTGTCGGCGGCGCAAGCGGACCGGGCGTCCGCGGCGAGCGTGGCGTTCATGGTGATACTCCTCGGGTACAAGACTGTCCCGACGTTGTAGCACGACGTAAATCGACAATAAAAGATTCGCGCGGATCCGGGCGATTGGCGAATCTCTATCGTGCGGTGCACACAAGTTGCACGGAATGCGCATGAACAGACGAATAAAAAATTAAAAAAATATTGTGCTTCAACTGGTGGGCGCCGCGCCGCGTAAGGCTCCGGCGGCAATCTTCATATCTTCTGGTTGTCTATCGAGACGATTGATTCGGAAAAACATGCGGGCAAAAATGCGGCATTACGACGAAAAAATTTCCGATTATTTTTAGAAATACTTGTGCGCTTGCGGGAGGAATTTTCTTCCCGGTTCAATAACGGCATGCAATGTTTAAATCGGATGCACGTCGACGAGATGTGTGCGGCCGGTTTCCGTCTCACGAGGAAGAACCATGTTGAGCGTGCTGGCTAGGATGATCGATATCGCGATGGCAGTGGCGGGCGCCATGATCGCCGCCATGATCCATCGCGGCGGCTTCGTGTGGCTCGACGATCTGCAGCGCACCGTCGTCGTGTTCGACTGCATGCTCGTCGTCGTGTTCTTTCCGGCGTTCGGTATCTATCAGTCGTGGTGCGGCAAGCCGGTGTTCGGGCTCATGTGGCGCGTGTCGGTGGCGTGGCTCGTCGTCGAGGGCGCGGGCATTCTGATGAGCTTCAGCGTCCACCACGCGGGCGAGCTGTCGCGCTTGTGGCTCGGCTACTGGGCGATGGCTACGATCACGCTGCTCGTCGCGTCGAAGGCCTGCGTGTACGCGGTGCTGCGGCAACTGCGGCGCGGCGGCTACAACCACAAGTCGGTCGCGATCGTCGGCCGCGCGCAGGCGAGCGCGACGAAGCGGCTCATCGCCCACATGCGGGCGCGTCCGGATGCGGGCTTCAATCCGGTCTGCATCTACGACGAGCACGACGACGCCTCGACGGGCGAAACCGACGGCATCGCGATCGAGCGCCGCTTCGGCCATCTCGTGCGCCGCGTGCGCAGCCGCGAGATCGGCGAGCTCTGGCTCGTGCTGCCGCTTTCCGAGGAACCGCAGATTCACCGGATCGTCACCGAGTTCCGAAACGATTTCGTCAACATCCGGTTCGTGCCGGACGTGCGCAGCCTGTCGTTCTTCAATCAGGAGGTCATCGAGCTGCTCGGCGTGCCCGCGATCAATCTCGCCGCTTCGCCGATCACCGATGTGCGGATCCTGCCGAAGTTCGTGTTCGATCGGCTGTTCGCGCTCGTCGCGCTCATGGTGCTCTCGCCGGCGATGCTCGTGATCGCGACACTCGTGAAGCTCACGTCGCCCGGCCCGGTGTTCTTCCGGCAGAAGCGCAAGGGCATCGACGGCAACGAGTTCGAGATCTACAAGTTCCGCTCGATGAAGGTGCACCAGGAGATGGGGGGAAAGGTCACGCAGGCGAGGAAGAACGATTCGCGCGTGACGCCGGTCTGACCTGCCCCCTACAAACAGGGCCAGCCGGAGTCTAGTAAAGTTCGTTTTCGGAGAAGAAGACGAACATGAAGAAGCGCTTTACGGAACAGCAAATCATCGGGTTTCTGAAGGAAGCCGAGGCCGGTATGCCGGTCAAGGAACTGTGCAGGAAGCATGGGTTCAGTGACGCGTCGTTCTACACCTGGCGCGCGAAGTTCGGCGGCATGGAAGTCTCGGAAGCCCGCCGGCTCAAGGGCCTCGAGGTGGAGAATGCCCGACTGAAGAAACTGCTGGCCGAAGCAATGCTCGATATGGAAGCGTTGAAGGTTGTCGTCAAGGGAAAGCCCTGAGCCCGCAAGCCAAACGCGAAGCAGTGTTGGCGATTCGGGAGAAGGTCAACATCTCCGAGCGCCGCGCCTGCCGGCTTGTCGGGCTTTCTCGCAGCGTGCTGCATTACGACGCGAAGCCGGACCACGAGAATGAGGTGCTCGCGGCGCGTCTGGTGAAGTTGGCGCACGAACGTCGTCGATTCGGCTACCGCCGACTGCACGCCCTGGTGGAACGCGAAGGCACGCACGCCAATCACAAGCGCATCTATCGCCTGTACCGTGAGGCAGGGCTGGCTGTGCGGCGCCGTCGCAAGCGCCACGGCGTCATGATTGAGCGCGAGCAACTGGCATTGCCGGGCGCACCCAACGAGGTATGGTCAATCGATTTCGTGATGGATGCGCTTTCCAACGGCCGGCGCGTGAAGTGCCTGACCGTCGTCGACGATTTCACGAAAGAGGCTGTCGACATCGTCGTCGACCATGGCATCTCAGGTTTGTATGTCGCTCGGGCATTGGACCGTGCAGCTCGCTTCCGTGGCTATCCCAAGGCGGTGCGAACAGACCAGGGACCCGAATTTACGAGCCGCGCGCTTGACCAGTGGGCGTATGCGAACGGCGTCACGCTGAAGTTGATTCAGGCGGGCAAGCCCACGCAGAATGCGTACATCGAATCGTTCAACGGCAAGTTCCGCGACGAATGCCTTAACGAGCACTGGTTCACGACGCTCGCGCACGCTCGGGCAGTCATCGCGGCATGGCGTCAGGACTACAACGAGCAAAGGCCGCACAGCGCACTGAACTACCTTGCGCCGTCAGAGTTTGCGGCGAAACATCGGGCAACCGCGGACGCTCCTGCCGCTTTCCAGGAGTTGGTTTAAAGGGACTTTGCTAGAAGCCCATTGGCCCTATCGAAGGGGGCAGGTCACCCTGCCGACGAGTCGCAGCGCGACGAGCTCGTGATGGCTGAGCGACATCTCGCGGGCAAGCGTGTTGCGCTGCGCCGTGACTTTCCATTCGAGCATCTCGGTGGCGAGGCCGCGCAGCGTGCGCCGGTTGCGCCAGATGATTTCCTCGCCTTGCGCGGCGGGCAGCGACGAGCTCACGTGCAACAAACCGATCGTGTCGTCGTCGCGACGATGCGCAGGGAAAAACACATTGCTGGTCAGGCCGAGAAATTGCGCCTGCTGGTTCAGCCAGTGATCGTGCGGCAGCGGGGCGAGCGTCGATGCGCGCAGCGGGCGCGTATCGTTGCGCGCGTGCGCCATCGCGGGATCATTCAGATACCAATGGCGATGCACATAACGGTGCGACCATACGGGCGTTCCGCCGATCAATAATTCGTGATTCTTCAGATTTCCGGTTTTCTCGTCTATCCTGAAGTAATGGTAAAAACAGTTCGTTGCGCCACATTCCAGTATCGTATTGCGCATCACGGTCAATAAACCGCTCTCGCTCACGCATTCCGATGCGAATTCGGGTTGAATCGTTTCGCGTCCAGCGAATTTCAATGCTTTTTTCGGCACGTCTATGACCGCACGGTACAAGCTTTCCAGTTCCGCGGAATAAGGATCGTGTTCGACGAACGATGCAATGGTCGCGTCGTCGAACAGATTCACGCGTTGGACGAACGAAGGCTCGCCCGGCGCCGCATGGTATCGCTCTAGCAAATATCCCTGAGTCGCCTCTCCGCACACCCTGAGCGATATTCGCCTATCGCCGACGACGCCGCTGCGTTCCTGCACCACGTCCACTTGCGCGCGTTCGAGAGGCAACACTGTACGATTTCGAGCCATACGCGCCAAGCCATGCTTCGGGGACTGCCGGATTTCATGACGAATCGCCGCGACCAAACGGAGCGCCGGGCCGATGGGGAAAGGCCCGCCAACAAATCGTTCGCGGTGCGCGGGGCGGATGCATGCGTTGGAATAGGTCCTTTAAATTACTGCGTCCATATATTGATTGGCAATACAAACTTTTAATTGATCGTGCTGTTTGTGATGGGTTTTGGATAATTGAATTTTTGGTGGCCAATAAATTCGGCGGGGATCGAATCGGAAAACTCCTGGTTGATCGCTCGATTCGGAAAGGGATATCGCGATTCGCTAAAGCGATGCGGGCCGCGCGCGCTCGTCCGGCAGGGGATGTTGAGCGCACAACCATTGAAGGCCGGGCCGAAGCTGTGTCCCGAGCGGCGCGAGCGCCGGATGTGAAGGGCCGCTGCTTTCGCGTTCATGTCGCAAGCGCGCGGAGCCGGACGGTGTGGGTTTTTGCCGTTGCGATCCGCCGCGAACGCGGCGGGCATCCGGGCGACGGATATCGAATGACGGGCGGTTCGCAAAGAATGGCCTCACGGGTTGGTTCATTCGAAGCCGGGCAGGCATGCGGCCGGCGGCGTGCGGGGTGTCGGGCGCCCGGATGGGCCGCGTATGCGCGCGAGCGCTGGGACAGAACGCCATATCCGCCTGTTGGGCGGGCACGGCGATCGAAAGAAAGCGGCGCGAGGGTGTTTCGCCGCCGTCCGGTCGGACGTGTTTAGTGGTCCGACGGGTGCTGCGCGTGCCGGGTGCGCACGGCGGAAATCCACGCACCCGGCGTGATGCCGTAAGTACTCTTGAAGTGCCGCGACATGTGGCTCTGATCGGAAAAGCCCGCGTCGGTGGAGGCGGTCGACAGCGATTCGCCTTCCATCAATAGCCGACGCACGAGATTGAGCTGTCGCTGCGTGCGAAAGCGGCTCGGGCTCGTGCCGAACAGCCGTCGGAACTGGCGGGCGATCGTCCAGCGGTCGAGTCCCGATGCGTGCTCGAGCGCGTCCATCGAGATCGGCTCGTGCGGACAGGAGGCGATGATATCGCGGATACGTGTCAATTCGACCATCGCGAGCGGGCCGGCTTTCGGCGCGCTGCCCTTCGCGGCGGCGGCCGTCAGCAGGTTCGCGACGGCGATGTCGATGCGCGATACGTTGTCGATTTCCTCGTCCAGGTTCCAGATGCCGGCCGCGAGCGCCTCGGAAACGGCGGGTGCCTGGAAGATCGGTGAGCGAACGAACGGCAGCATGCGGCCGCCGAGCGCTTCCTGGACGAGCGCGGGATCGACGTAGATGATTCGATAACCGAAGCCTTCGTCGGTTCCCGCGCGGCCGTCGTGCAACTCGTCGGGGTGCAGGATATGGCACTGTCCCGGCAGGCAGTGGTGGATTTCGCCGAGATAGCCGAAGGTTTGCAAGCCCGAGAGCGTGATGCCGATCGCGTACGTGTCGTGACGATGCGGCGTGAACGCATGATCGAGGAAGTGCGCCTCCACGCGTTCGATGCCTGGGGCGCCGGATCCGATCCGAATTTGATCTCGGTCGGGCGCGATGTCGCGTGCACAATCGTTCAAGACAGCCTCCCTGACGCTTCCATAAGCTACCCATTCAAAAAAGATGGCGCGCTGGAGCTTCGATGGTAAACCAAGTCGACCTTGTTTCGGAGACATTGCGCTCTCTGGTGGCCCTGCTTTTCGCTGCGGCTGTGGTGATGGGCAGCCCCGGGCCCTCCACCGTCAGTGCGACCGCGATGGGCGCGTCCTACGGAGTGCGCCGGTCGCTCAAGTATGCGTGGGGCCTCATCGCGGGCACGGTGGCGGTATTGCTGCTCGTGTCGACGGGCGTGACGGCATTCGTGATGTCGATGCCGAGCGCAGCGAGGATTCTCAATATCGTTTCGGCCCTCTACATCCTCTATCTCGCGTACAGGATCGCCACCGCGCCGCCACTCGACAAGCGGGCGGAAAACCTCTCGTCTCCCGCTTTCAAGGGGGGATTCCTGCTGGCCGTCGCCAATCCGAAGGCGTATATCGCGATCGGCGCGGTATTTGCGGGAACGACGCTCGTCGCGACTGATTACGGTCTCGATGCCGCGGCCAAGATCGTTCTGCTCAGCGTAATGATCGTCATCATCCATCTCGGCTGGCTATTGGCGGGCGTATCGCTGTCCCGGTTTTTGCACGACCCCGTTGCGTCTCGCATCATCAATGTTTCGTTGGCGGCGATATTAGCCATTGTTTCGCTGATTGCGCTATTCGAATGAAATACTCGACGTGCCGGCCTCATCGAAGGCGGCACGTTATCTTCAGCGTGGTGCAGGGGGGCAGAGTGACCGAAACGGCGCGGAAACGGAACCCTGGTTTGCCGTCGTCAAAACGCGTTCGGGACGATCGGCGTGTGCATGCGTGCGGCAGCCGATCATAGGCGCGTGACGCAGGCATGTACTTGCGGCGCGATCGCGCCGCGAACGGGTCACCAAGTCGACACGAATCTCCGGATACCGGTCAGCGCGCGATGTGCGGATGCCTTTCCGTTCGTTGCAGCGAGACGCCGAGCGTGCGCAGCAATTCCCATCCGCCCGTCTTGCTGTATGCGACGCCGAATTCGCGTTCGATCAGCTTGCGTACTCGCGCGAGCGTCCACTGCGGGCTTGCGAAGCCCGCCGCGAGCGCGCCGTCGTCGAGCATCGCGCGAAGCGTCGCGCATTGCGCGGAATTCAGCCGCCGTGGCCGTCCCGGCGCCTTCGCGATGCGCCCGTCGCGTTCCGCGAGCCGTTTCGCCCATCTGCAGACCGATTGCCGCGATACGACGAGCCTTCGCGCAACGTCGGCCTGCGGCATGCCCGATTCGAGCAAGCGAAAGCCTTCGGTGCGCCGTTCGGCGATCGGCGAGCCGCCATCGTGCTTCGTATCCATCTGCGTTCTCCCGGTTGAAAAACTCATGGACGTGACGGATTGCTAAATGATTGAAAAGAGCGACGCAAGGCCGATGAAGATCACATTAGAATGTCCATGATGCAGTCGAGGTGGAAATCCTGCTGGATCGGAATGATTGCGACGAAGACCTGATCGCGGTGCGCCGGTGTGAGCGCAATGAGCGTGCGCATCCGGCGCCCGCCCGAAGACGAACGCCCGCGGTGCGCCGGCGGAGAACGGAGAAGAATTCAGATGGCCAATGTCGGCAAGGCTTGGAACATCGATGATTTGAGAAAAATGGCGCGAAAGCGCGTGCCCAAATATTTCTTCGATTATCTGGACGGCGGCGCGAACAGCGAAACCACGATGCGCGCGAACGAAAACGATTTCGCGCGCTGGCGGCTGCGTCAGAAAGTATTGACCGGCGCGCAGAGCCGGGTTGCGGGTTTGGGGGCGACATACCTCGGCGCCGAGCATCGGCTTCCGATTCTGCTCGGGCCGGTGGGATTTGCCGGCATGTATTGGTCGCGCGGCGAGATCGCGGCGGGACGCGCGGCCGACGACGCGGGCATCGGTCAGTGTTTGTCGACGTTCTCGATCTGTTCGCTCGAGGATGTCGCCGCGGCGCGCTCCGGTCCGCTGTATTTTCAGCTCTACATGTTCCGCGATCGCGATCTGACCGAGGACATTCTCGCGCGCTGCCGGCTGGCGAACGTCGACGCCGTCTTTCTGACGGTGGACACCTGCTATATCCCGATTCGCGAACGCGATGCGCGCAACGGGTTTCGTGCCGATACGCGCTTGTCGGCGCGCGGGGTATGGTCGATGCTCAAGCGCCCGGGCTGGTGCGCCGGTGCGTTGTCCCATGGCGTGCCGAGGATCGGCAACGTGCTGCGCTATCCGGAGCTTGGCGCATCGTTGCTCGAGCAATCCGCGGCGGTCGGCCGGATGATCGAGACGCGCTTGTCCTGGGCCGACGTCAAGTGGCTGCGCGCGCGCTGGCCCGGCAGGATCGTCATCAAGGGGATTCTCGATCCCGACGACGCGCGGCGCGCGGTCGACGAGGGCGTCGACGGCATCCTGATCTCGAATCATGGCGGCCGGCAACTCGATCCGGCGCCGTCGGTGATGGACGTGTTGCCGGAGATCGCCGAGGCGGTCGGCAAGCGCACCGAGATCCTGATGGACGGCGGTGTGCGGCGCGGTGCGGACGTGATCAAGGCGCTGGCGCTCGGGGCCAGCGCGGTCTCGATCGGGCGCGCCTACGTCTATGGGCTCGGTGCGGCGGGTGAGAAGGGCGTCTCGCGATGTCTCGAATTGCTGAAGGGCGAGATGCTGCCGGCGCTCAACATGATGGGCTTTGAATCGATCGCGGAACTCAGGGCCGCGGGCAAGTCCGCGTTGCGAATGGCGGTGCCGGTTCATGGCGCGACGGCGGTTGTCGAAGGGGCGGAGGGCGGGGCGCGTAGACTGACGGAGAGCGTGCTGTAGCGTCAACGTGCCGATGGCGTGCCGTGGCGCCGCAACCGGCGGCGCACGGCGCTCATCACGCAGGCTACTTGCAGACGTCGACCCATTCGGCTTCGACCAGCTCGGCCAGGCGGACCGGATCGATGCGCAACGCGGCATGCGTCGAGCCCGCGGCCGGCACGACGAACTCGTACGACTTCAACATCACGTCGCAATAAACGGGCAACGGAGCCGGAAGGCCGAACGGGCAAACGCCGCCCACCGGATGGCCGGTGACGGCGACCGTTTCCTCCGCGGAGAGCATTTTCGCCTTGCCGCCCAGCGCGGCCTTGATTTTCTGGTTGTCGAGGCGGGAATCGCCGCAGGATACGAGCAATACGTGTGCGTCGCCGACTTTCATCGCGAGCGTCTTGGCGATTTGCGCCGGCTTGATGTCCCAGGCCGCCGACAGCGTCATCGTGGAACTGCTTTCGCTCAGCGCGATGACATCGATATCCGGCGCCTTTTCCGCCAGGAACTGGCGAACCGATTCAACACTCACGTTCGTGGCCCTCCGTGCAGCCTGCATGCCCGCTTTTGTATTATCGGCGGGAGCAAGGGCAGGCTCGACGATCCTTGCTCCCGCATCTTTGGTGAACCCTCGGAACGGATAAGCTAACGCACTCGGCGCAAGTTGTATTGAACGATTGTGCAAGCTCGCCCGGGGCAGTCATCGATGCATGACGTTCGAGGTGAGCGCGGCCCGATCGCGGTTCGGCGCGCCGCGCATGGTTTGCGCCGCGCGGGGCGCGCGTACGCGCGGCGCTCGCGCCGGCGCGCGATGTCGCGGCCGCCGTTGCGGGGGGGCGCGGGTCCCGGGCGCCGCGGGCCGGGTTGCCGGCAGGCCCGTTCATGCGCCGCGCATCGCGATCCATGCCCCCCAGAACAGACTCGCGAAAAATCGCACCGGCTCGCGGAACCCGGCGGCGTCGAGCAGCGCATGCACCGCATCCTCGGATGCGGGAGGGTCCGCGCCGCGCAGGATCGTCGCGAGCTTGCGCGCGACTTCTTCCGGCGTCGCGCCGTGCATCCGCCAGCGCTGCGCCCACGCGCTCAGGAGCCGCGGATGCTCGGCGTAGCGGCGATAGTTGCCCGCGACGACGAGCGGCGCGCCCGGCTTCAACCGGCGTGCGATCGAGCGCAGCAGCGCGGCCTTCGCGCCGTCGCCGGCCACGTGGTGCAGCACGCCGATCAGCGTCGCGCCGTCGAAGCGGGCGTCGGCGGGCAAATCGTCGACATAGCCGAGGTGCGTCGTCACGCGCGCATCGAGACCGGCCGCGGCGACGTTCGCGCTCGCGAGATCGAGCATCGGCCGCGACGGGTCGACCGCCGTGAAGCGCCAGCCGGGCGCGAGGCCGGCGAGCGCGGCGATTTCGCGCGCGGTGCCGCCCGCGCCCGCAACAAGGACCTGCGCGGCATGCGTCGTAGCCCGCGAGCGCGATGCGGCTTTGCTCGGCGTATTCAGCTGCGCGCGCCGGATCGAATTTGGCTGCGGCGGACGGCGTGGACATGGCGATCGGACTCCTGACGAATCGCGTCGCCGACAATGGCGCGCGAAACCGCAGCCTAAGCGCCGACGCGGCGCGCAACAAGGCGAGCGGCCATCATGGTATGGCGGCTACCGGCCATTTCGGGGTCGCTTCACGTTTAAAACCTCCCGCCGAATCTCGCATCGTAATGCGAATCGGCGCATACTGGGTGCCCCTTCTTCGTCGGGCCACGCGCGTCACGCATGCGCGCCGCACACGGCGCTTCGCCATGCCTCTGAGCGCAGGAGGAGCGCATCATGTCCGAATGTCCTCATGATCCGTATGCGCAGCATCACTCGCATTGCCTGCCGTTCGGCGCCCAGCCCTGCGGCGCCGCGGGCGCGACGACACGCACTCACTTTCGCGTCTGGGCGCCCGCGCATGCGGCCGTGACGCTCGCGCTCGACACCGCGGGCGGCCTGCATGAATTGCCGATGGCACCCGCGGGCGACGGCTGGTTCGAGACGTTCGCCGATTGCGGCGCGCATACGCGCTACCGGTATCGGCTCGACGAGGCGCTGACGATCCCCGATCCGGCGTCGCGCTCGCAGCCGGAAGGCGCCGACGGGCCGAGCGAGGTGATCGATCCGCGCGCGTTCACGTGGCGCCACACGTTCTGGCGTGGCAGGCCGTGGGAGGAGATCGCGCTCTACGCGATCCAGCCCGGCGCGGCGGGCGGTTACGACGGTGTCCGTGAGCGCTTGCCGCAGCTCGCGCAGTTGGGCGTCACCGCGCTCGAGTTGCTCGCGGCGCCGCAGGCGCGCGACGACAGCCTGCCGTTCGCGCCGATCGCCGCATACGGCGGCGTCGACGCGCTCAAGCGCCTGATCGACGAGGCGCACGGTTTCGGCCTCGCGGTGCTGCTCGATCTCGACTATGCGCGCTTCGGCTGCGGCTCCGATGAAATGCGGCGCTACGCGCAGCCGTTCTTCCACACCCGCGACGATCCGCTGCAGGCGCCGCCGCTCGCGCTCGACCACCCGCAGGTGTGCGACTTCTTCTGCGACAACGCGCTGTACTGGCTCGAAGAATATCGATGCGACGGCTTGCGGATCCGCGAGGCGGACCGCATCGACAGCGCGTGGCTGCGCGAGATCGCCGATCGCGTGCACGCGGCGATGCCGACCGACCGGATCG is a genomic window of Burkholderia mallei ATCC 23344 containing:
- a CDS encoding YbaK/EbsC family protein; the encoded protein is MSVESVRQFLAEKAPDIDVIALSESSSTMTLSAAWDIKPAQIAKTLAMKVGDAHVLLVSCGDSRLDNQKIKAALGGKAKMLSAEETVAVTGHPVGGVCPFGLPAPLPVYCDVMLKSYEFVVPAAGSTHAALRIDPVRLAELVEAEWVDVCK
- a CDS encoding DUF3459 domain-containing protein, translated to MSECPHDPYAQHHSHCLPFGAQPCGAAGATTRTHFRVWAPAHAAVTLALDTAGGLHELPMAPAGDGWFETFADCGAHTRYRYRLDEALTIPDPASRSQPEGADGPSEVIDPRAFTWRHTFWRGRPWEEIALYAIQPGAAGGYDGVRERLPQLAQLGVTALELLAAPQARDDSLPFAPIAAYGGVDALKRLIDEAHGFGLAVLLDLDYARFGCGSDEMRRYAQPFFHTRDDPLQAPPLALDHPQVCDFFCDNALYWLEEYRCDGLRIREADRIDSAWLREIADRVHAAMPTDRIVHLVLGSERHPSHLADTHFDAQWNGCGERALYRLTGRRDRAHDDGVSTHQSIHALARALTANGAVFQRAHPAGEGGMADVGLPLTSLVLSDGVVRDAREADLAALALSLLTPQIPLIFDEAAGDASRRHFVQSALAVRAKLIAPRLIDVRPRRADMLRAADGVEADALVAAWRLGDGETLSIALNLSPQALPFHGAPDGTIVFETPARARDRVDAGVLPPYALVAWLTGDVNQYALTHDVRRYADVAPHSPGGA